The Camelina sativa cultivar DH55 unplaced genomic scaffold, Cs unpScaffold07464, whole genome shotgun sequence DNA window ATTTATAGCTTACGTTCTTACGTACCTGTATAGGAGTTAGATTCATCTGATAAAACTCAGAAGCTGATATGTTTTGGTTTAACTTGTTACAAACATGGTCCTTAACAAGACATCTCCTAGTACGATACCAGTCATCGTCTTTGATGACCAACCTACGAACCCATCCTGAGTAATCCTCGAACCTATACTCACCGATCGCGGTCCCAGGAAACAACCTAGAACCGGTCTCCTTATTTAGAAAAGTGAAGAAGGCGGCTTTTGCCACGATCACAAACatccacaagaagaagataaagaagtgGATTCGGAAGAGACAATCGGATTTTAAGTAAGCTGCGTAGAATCCAGAG harbors:
- the LOC104774981 gene encoding tetraspanin-13-like; translation: FVTVIILHYRTDECNRSVTTPGIFISFSLLVMSLSGFYAAYLKSDCLFRIHFFIFFLWMFVIVAKAAFFTFLNKETGSRLFPGTAIGEYRFEDYSGWVRRLVIKDDDWYRTRRCLVKDHVCNKLNQNISASEFYQMNLTPIQ